AATTGAGTTGAAAAAAGAGTTAGCTAGTGTCAAGCATATGTCTTCTTGTTTATATGCATGTGCTCGCGCCATTGCGTGATTCCCCGTGCTCATCAAGTACCTGCATCTCAGGTCTTAAAGTGGACGATCATGAGAACTAAaatataaattatttatatatatcagtACAATAGATTTAGATATGATGCACACAATTATTCAATGAAATGACGAGGAGACTATGGAATGTTAGGTGAGGGAGGTCCATCTTTAACGACCTCATTTTCTGGGGCAGTAGAAATTAAATCTGCTGGTGGGTGTTCTGGTATTTCTGACTCTTCATTCTCCATGCTCTCAAGCTCTTCGTCTATTAGTCTATCCACAGCAGCCACCTTATTGCCAACGAAGTCCATTCCAAGAATGTCCTCAACCTTTTGTCGAAGTTGTCTTTTGGTCATAGTGTCAAGATCAGCACCTCTCAAGACCGTCTTGATTGTTTCCCGAACTTGAACTTCGCGATGCTCATCAAATTGAGCTTGGTCATCCAAAAGTTCTGTAGGTGCTAATGATAGTCGCAAGCTTCTAgcttcaccaccaacagcagttgtCGGAGTGCCCACTCTGTTAATGTCCATGCTAAATTGAGAGAATGGTCTAGTAGATCTAGTCTCAGTAGCTGCGTCAAACATGACACTCTTTCGGGCAGACAGGTCTTGCATGTCATACCCGTAGTCGGTATATTCAACATTATTGATGACACGTCCCTTGCGGTCATCAAACAcaattcttctttcttcgcCAGGTAAGTTGTTTCTATTGGCATAAGACTGCCATGATTCTAATGGAACACTTCGTGGATCAAATACCTCATTAGGGTCAACCTTGAGTTTTCTCTTTCCAGCATTCTCTTCGACGACAATACGGGTGTTACCCCATGAGAAGTTATCCATATTCCAAAATGAGTAGATTGGTAGCAAAAATGAGTGAACTGGGTATGCAGCTATATAGATAAGCATCCATCCAACCTATGTAATCGTTAGTAAATGTCAGAAATTAGACGACTTTTTCCAAAGATTCTTATACTTACATGTTGCCATTGTCTGCGGAGAATAAACACAAGTGCCTGCATACCGTATACTGCACCGATAAGTACAATCGAGATAATAGGCAAGGGACCGCTATGAGAAGCAATTCTATAAATCAAGTAGGCAAGATAGACAACGACAGATGGAAGCATGACAGTTCTACATTTGTTAGTATCGCATCTAGCATTTCGAACCACTAGAGACTTTATGGTACTTACCCAATCAGGTCGATAAACACGACACCTCTCATACTGAAAAAGCCGAAACCACACATGGTATTTAATCTCAGCAACTCCATCAAGTTATGTACTGTAGAGTTAATCCATCTACGTCTTTGGGAAAGTAAAACAGAAAAGTCTTCTGGAGCAGCGGTCTGACAGTATGCATCTGGGATGAAAGAATACTTCATCTTGGGGAAATATTTGGACATCAGCGTAGTCAAGTAACGATCTTCACCAAGTGAGAAAAGATTCTTCTTGTGTAAAGTATCAACATTGATGATAGAATAGTCCCTAATAACTTCGTTGGAAATAAACAGTGGAGCATACTTCTTGGCTGTCTTCAGTCTATACAAAGAGAAACAACCAGGTAAACAGGTAACACTTCCGAAAAGACTTTCAAATTGCTTAGTAAGATGATGTGAAATGAAATATTCGTAAACTTGAATCATTGTTGTCCAACTCTTCTCCTCATTCTGCAATCCGGTCTCACCACAGATTCCAGCAATGCGACTGTCATTTGCACAAGCAGATACAAGTCTTGTTAAGGAATCCTCAGCCACAGATGTATCGGCATCCACcatgaaaatatattcatACAATTCAGGGTCAACACCGATAATATTTGTCATGTGATGGAAcagctcaagctcaagtGGTGACATGGGCTTCTGATAGTGCACTTTGTTAAGGAATCTCATGATCATAATTTGGGAATCACGCTTACCTCTGTTACCAGGCTTGCTTGTCTCTTGTGGTCTTCCTACCTTAACAACGACGATAAACGGAACAACATTCCCTTCATTCTCATACAGTCCTGAATAGACTTTAGCAAAGTTCAGCTGGTTGGCACCTTCTCCAATACTCTCATAGGCCAAAGCAGGAGGGTTGACCCTTTCATCTACTCCGAGCATATCGAGGACAATATTAGGAGTTGGCTTGTCGTTACCAGCACCCACAATCATACCATCACAAACgagcaacagcaacttACGTCTGTTGTCGTACTTCAGGTTTGTTAAAGAATCAACAGCCAGTCTGAAATCGGTTTCACTTTCTGTATAAATAGGAATTTGACAGAGAACAAACTTATCCTGGGGTGATGGAACACGTTTACTTCCGAATCGAATGGAAGCCAAGAATTTGACAAGAGTTACACTTGTAAGAATACCGGCGAATACTAGCAAAATAACATTGGCAACTTGACAACGTACTGAATCTCTGAAATCGACTTCACCAGCACGGAATGCATTGTTAAGACACTGCAAAGTGTTTTGTCTTGTCAAAGCATCCAACTGGTCGCCATTAAACTGTTCAGTGATGTCTTGTCCTTGTCCGTTAACAAACATGTTAACAACAGTGTCACTGAAAAAGTTCCAAGGCTTTGTGACTGGATCATTATCCGGATAGATAGCTGTTGTCAAGAAATAGTTGGTTACATCGTAAATTTGATTGTTGAGAATGAATGTATACTGGTTATTCGCCTGAGCAGTTTTGAGAAGATCGTTTCTCTTCGCAACAACCCGACCCTTGTAGTAGTTCTTGATCTTGGGCTGAAATACTGAGTTGTACCAAGTATATTTATGGAGAGCAGTGTTATTCGCAGGAACCAGGTAAGCTCCGCTATTGTGCAAACCACTAGAGATGGGTGACTTCGTTTCATTGTAAGACAGTGAGATACTAACGTCGGTGACAAGGGCTGGACATGCTACAGTTAGAGGAGGAGGGAAGTAATCAGATAAGTCCTGACCAGCAAATTCGAGCATGCGACTGGGGGTTGTTTGAATAGAGCTGTCAGAGTGTTGAATCTTGTAAAACTTGGTCAAGTCGTACACATTACCATGAATAGAGACATAGAAATCATTTTCTCCCTGGTGAGTAGCAATCTCTTTACTATTCCAAACTTTATCATAGTCAGAACACACGAATTTTCCAAGGAAAATCATGTAGAAGATAATACCTGCATTGATGAGAAAGATAATGAAACAGAGTAGCAGCTTTTCTCTCCAGGCCATACGAATCTCTGGACGTTTCATTCTCATAATGTACTTCAAAAATGGAGATGGGATCCAAAAAGTAAAGAGCCAAACAAAGAAAACCCATACTCTTCGTTCGGTTGTCATTTTCTCGATCTTGGTGATTCTACCAGCCGTGTTATGCTCAATGTCGCCACCACGTTCTTTTAATCCATAGTCGTTATCAAAATCGGCATCGTCTAGTTCGTCATCAGACGGGTCCATATCACCTccaggagtttgctggtaTTGTGGTGCGCGATTTAGTTCCTTGTTGTATCCGGTCATGTCATGACTACCATTATTATATCCATGGTCGACGTTCTGCATGGGCAATAGTCTCTCAGTTTGGTCAAATGGATTAGATGCAACATACTCATCACTGGGATACGACTGCCCAAATGTATCAGTAGAATCATTGACATAAGGAGAATTTCCTGACAAGCCATCTAATCCGAGTTCCAGGTCGCGCCATACGCTTTCGGAAATCCAAATTCGCTTGGAACCCTTGGCGAAATCATTATGACCCCATCGTTTATCATGAATTGCCCAGTGCTCAAGGTCACTGAAAGTAATATTAGGTGGCAGTAACGCCGAATATCTCTCGATAAACTCGTAGGGCTCGAAATCGGCAGTAAAATCGATTTGACGACGCTTCTGTGCCCACTCGGTGACAAAGAATTCTCGCACTTGAGCAGACACCACAGAACTCGACCACctatcagcagccaatccagcagcatcaccaCATGACGTCAGATTAAGGGCCACCCATATTCGGTTACGAGCAATGAGATCAGCTATTTCAAATGCActttcctcttcatcaggCGAGATCGATGGTTTTCGCGACGATAAATAAGATAATGAAGAATCGAGAATATCTTCAAAATTAGGAATCATAGCCACTGTCCTTGTCACTGAGTTATTTGTAGTCTGTGTGGACATTTTTTGAATAGCTCGGGTGACGGCCACTGGAGATTTGGGGATGCTAAGACCATCGTCGAATAGCTCCTGATTAATACCGATCGAGTTGTCGAAAACATTTCTCAAAACGTCCTTTCGATGGTCATCTGCACATTCGGCAATAGTAACGACCGAAACAACCTCATTCTCATTATTGTCATTAGGCTTATCCAACTTGGCCAGGAAGGCATTGAGCTCAGAAACAACATTCTTAACCAATGCAATATAAGAAGACACGATAAGTTCTCTAGGAGCGTATCGTGACTGGGTCTTAGGATCGATGCCAATTAACGAAGCTCCTTCAGCGATATCATTTGGATCTCTGTTACCTAGCAGCAGGATACCAGACAAAGTCGACAAAACGCCCCGCAAAGTCGACGCTTTGAATCCACATTGTCTTAACGCATCGCTCCAGTCCTTGGCCAGAGCATAGTCATCGGAAAAGTTAACCCAGTCTGGCAGTTTATATGTTCCTGATTTCTTAAGCAGATCATACTGATCTGGCGAACTTTTGAGTGATAAATATGTGCCTCTGGTCTCAGACGACTCGTTTAAGAGCAAGTGGTAAAACACATCAAACACTCTATTTGATTCCTTAGACGGTAGATTCAGCAGCTGGTCTAGCGAACTAAACGGGTTTTCTGGGACAAGGATTCGAGTGCTAACGATATCACCTCGTGCATTTAGCTCGAACTTGACTCCCAGACCGTCATGGAAACGCGTTGAGAGATTTTGTGGAGTCAACGCTGTCATGAAAGGCGACAGCACGTTCAACGCCTGTAAAACTGCAGAATCTACATTTGGAAACGATGAAATCACTGAAAAGAATCCtgtcgatgctgctggatgTGCTGGCCTAAATTTGTTGTTAGTACTGTCTCGTTCATAGAGGGGTGGGGggaggtctgcctccggcagctggggctctgccccagaccccgtggctcctctcgcttcgctcgagtcgggcgtcgtGATTCCCTGGTTTGTTTATACCCAGTCTTAGACGACTGGGAAATAGTCCCCTGGCTAGACTTACATCACCAGTATAGCCTGATCCTCGCATCGTCTGTAGGCATGGTCCCAGACAGATAGCACGAAAGAATCTTCGACATTAGGACCCAATAGGATGGTGGATGAAGAGTCAATACGCAGCGACTTGAACTGGGCGTGTGTGAAAGTTTGATGCAGCGTCGCAATAAGCGACGAGGCCGAGATGGGAATGCTCGCACTGGAAAGTGGTGGCACGTCCATTATCCTAATATATAACCTTTGCCAATGTAGTATACAAAGATCTTAAGCAAAAATATCAACCAAGAACGAGTGAATGATGGTATTACTCAGATGTCGTGATTCTCCCGTATATCCATGTAGTTTTTTGAATGCACTACAAGGgagtcagaaaaaaaatatccaagTCAGTTCTTCACtttctttcaaaagaaCGATATCAAAAACTCAGTCTATGATTATTGCCCAAACGATGAAAACGAGTGTTACAATGAGCGTTGCACAGGGCGGCCGGTTGATCTGGATGTCCAATGTGCTAATAAACGAAGACCACGCTaatgtaaacaaaaatgCTAGAAAAATAACAAACAGCTGCTACGCCTCTGGCTAAGCTAGTACCAGTGATTCGAATAAGATTGGCTCTGGTGATAAAATAAAGcccaaaatcaaatatcACTTCACTGTTCGAAGAAAGCTGGAGCACGAAATATTAGTGAAAATGTCCCAGGGTAGCCAATGCCAAACGAAAGGTAGTGTAAGTGAACCGCCAAATGTGTTTTCCGTTACTGTCTTTCCAGTCTGTCAGCCTGTCCAGCTGCAGCCCGGCAGATTATTTTTAGCCACGGCCTCAATGGATCACACCGCTCGCAAGGCTGGCACCCGCACCAccacaccagcaccagcacccgCATCAACTCCAGCGGGGGTTGGGAGTTTAGGCCCATCCAGCCCGTTCACCACCTGCACTGGCTTCCAAAATAAACAGGCCTGAATTCTCCGGATGCCCGTGGAAACGGGTCACGAAAGGGGCcgattgcctccggcggctggggctctgccccagaccccgtggctcctctcgctccgctcgagtcgaacATCCGGGACCGCTACGTCGCTCGagaagcgagcacaacggggtctggggcagcgccccagccgccggaggcagcgaaAACCCCCCTCACAAGCAAGGTTTTCAGGGGACGAGGGTTGGCATCGGAAAAACGAGGATCGCCGGTGAGGGGCAGGGGTGCGCtggaaaaagcaatgtggggtgttgttgttttggCTTCGAAAAAGGAAATTCCAGGTCGAGCTGCTCGAGTTAGATAGCTGATTAGGCTGATTAGGAAAGTAAACAGGAAATCCTGTTGAAAGTGGGGATGGGGTGAAAGCGAGGGTGGGTTCGTTGTGTGACGGTATGTAATCGTGTTGCTTGTCGGCTCAACCGGCGCGTTGAATAATTTGTCGTCACATCAATCGTTTGACcagataatatttttttcgcTTCAACGGCCTTGGACCTGACTAAGGTGCAGACTTACGCGTTACTGAGCGACCGAGGCACGTTATCATGCAACCGTGTAGTACGGCTATTGGCCGATCTTCAGTGTTGCTTAAATTAGATCAGATTTTTCGCTGCCCAGCATTTTCATATTATACCTTAGTTAGGTTTACTGAAAGTATCTTTGTATATGATATCAACTATAGACTAAGCTCGTAAGTCCATGGGCTGTGGGGTATATACTTAGGTGACAGGGTAGTCGGTTTTCAGCGTGAGCATTGTGAAACGACGAGGTCAACACGGGGTGGGTAGTACCTTGATCTCGTGCTTGTAAATAATTTAGCTTAACAACTTGAAACAGCACTGTCTGCCGAACATACCGATACAAGGTCTCGTTAGTTAGAATAACACAATCGTTCTTTACAACCGAACTGGCAGCATAAACCCTCTCCCGAAATGAGAGCGAGTCTTTCTGTATTACTTGCTGCGGTTCTGCAAcaaatttttcagttcaGGGCGTCGGCCATCTCAAACACAAAGCCACACCTGCAACGCACCCTGCTAATTAAGATTTATTATAGCTGCATCGAAACACATGCACAGGCGCCGAAACATCGTCCCAGCGGATTACATTGCCCCTCGCTGTCCTCTCCTGACAGCCAGCAAATCTGGTTttgggcctgcctccggcggctggggctcggccccagaccccgttgtgctcgcttcgcgagcctGCGACGGGTGGGTTTAACATTATTGGAGTAGGCTTTTTCGCTAGAGGCCGTACAGCCCAGtggatataaatatatataattatttcaTAGTGACACTTCGTTGGTGCCGCTTTTAGACGAAAAGTAGCGAGCGTAATCAAAGTGAAATTGGTCTGGATTCAGAGTATATATAGTCCCATCTGCTCAGCACAGCCTGTCTGCCAGTCCTCACTGATTATTCTCCGGCTCGCTTTCTCACTCGTCTTGAAGGCTCTGGCTCTGTTAGCTGGGTCTTACCGTGCAATTCGGCATTGCATTATTTCAACCGACTGTTCAGGAACGCTTTCTATTTAgttatttctatttatttttgtatattttgatCCTGTTTTTTTGCACTTAATAGCTatcttgttgttttttaAGTAATTTATTTGCTCTCTCCTCATTTCTCTCTTCCATACTCAGCCCACCGGCCCCACCCAGCTCGACTTACCCCTGAGCATTTTGTCCCTAACCTCACACTGTACCTACCTCGACCACTATATCCGTATCTGCAAATCACACTAGTCCTAACGCGGCTGTTGTCATTCACTGTACAtgtgtttatttttgtataCAAACGGTGCCAAAACTCACTTCCAGCTGCCCACTACCGGCATACAGCATACAGCATACTTTTTTGAATCGACCCACGACCTGCTGATGGAGTATCTGACTAAACAACGCCAGTGAACTTCGTCCTGATTTTGCTATCAATATTTGTTGGTTTGTATCTGTATCCACTCTCaacttttttattatttttcgCATTTCTAGTGCGATATAATCTCTTGTTTAACTATTCTCCTGCTTCTCAGTTTACTTGGCACGTTTGTTCACgataaaatatttttgttcagTTTTTCGACTTTTACCTTTTGGTTCTCACGAACTAGCTCTTTTTGCCGATTTTTTGGTACTTATTTGCATTATTAGTACGTGTTTGTGTGCCTTAGATCCTGTATTCTTTCAGGGTCTATGTTATATCTGTTTGTCACCTTATTCTAACTGTTACAGATTCCTGAGAAATGCCTCCACAGTCGCTGGCGTCGGACATCTCGGTCCTCCCCGTGGCCAGTCTGACTGATCATGGTCTTACCTCGCACATCGCGTCCAGATTCCACCAGGGTCTACCGTCTGTCACCATTTCCAGTGGCACCTTAATTGCCCTCAATACCTTCAGCCCCTTCGACATCAACCAAGATCAATTGTTCAAGGATCTTGCCGCCCGTGTCTACAATCGTCTCTGCATCCGTGGTGAAAGTCAGATCGTTCTTTTCCTTGGTGAATCTGGCTCTGGTAAATCCGAATTCCGTTCTTCTGTCACCTCTCATCTGTTGAGTAAGTTACAATGACTTtgttttgcctccggcggctggggctctgccccagaccccgtggctcctctcgctacgctcgagtcgatcTTTCTACATCTTCTAAGTTCGGAGAGTTTGTGCCATTTTCTGCCACAAATTTGGTTCAACATCATCTACTTCCTCTAAGTATATATGGAAAACTAACTGGCTCAGCTCTGTCGAATAACCCACTATCtacaaaaatcaaaaatgcAGATTTCGTGTTCCAAGCCTTCACAACTACTAAAACTGCTCAGAGTTTAGCTTCGTCTAGAGCTGGAAACGTCCTCGAATTCCAGTATGGTACCGATGCTACCTTGATTGGTGCAAGTATTCTCGATTACCGTCTCGAGAGATCTAGAATCACCAAAGTACCCACTGGTGAACGGAACTACCATGTTTTCTACTCGCTTATGGCCGGAATCTCGGACACTGAACGTGAACATTTAGCACTCTCTGATCTGAATACCGCTAGATACCGATATTTGGGCCATCACTCACAGCTTAGGGTTGGAATCGATGATAGACAGCGATTCAAGCAGCTGCGAAGCTCTTTGAAGAGTTTGGAGTTCACTAGAGCTGACATAGCCAATATTTGTCAAATCCTCGCCGCTATTCTTCATATTGGTCAACTAATGTTCAGATcaactggtgctgatggtaTGAGTTCTGCTGCAATTGAGGTGACAAATACTGATGTCCTTAACTGCATTGCCGGATTCTTAGGTGTCCGTCCTCATATCTTGGAAAGCACTCTTAGTTACAAGACTGTCAAAATCCAAAAGGATCGTGTTACCTTGGTCTTGGATCAATTGGGTGCCAGAGAAAACGCTGATGAATTGGCGAGAACTTTATATACTTTGCTCTTTTCCTGGATTATGgaaaaaattaatagtCGAATTTCTCAGGCTGAGAGCAGAAGTGGCAGTACCGCTGGTTTCGAGAATGAGATCGAGTCTCTGGTTGACAATACTATCACCGTTGTTGATTTCCCTGGTTTCACCATTTCCTCTTCTGTACCAACCCTCGACAAACTTTTGCATAATTCTGCTAACGAAATGTTCTACAACTTCATGTTAAAGTCATATTTTGAGAAGCCTTTGGAGAAGTTTGACAGTGAAGAAGTTGCcgttcctgctgctgaatACTTTGATAACTCCGATACTGTACGTATGCTTTTTAGACCCACAATGGGTTTATTGTCTGTTATCGATGATTATTCTCGGCGTGAAAAGGATGACAGCGCTTTGATGCATACTCTCCGTCAACGTTACGATAAGAGTGGTATTATTGACACTGTGACTGCAAGAAGATCCTTTTCCATTCGGCATTTCGCTGGTGAAGTTGAATATGAAGTTGACAACCTTATTGGCTCCAATACTGAATCCATTTCCGGAGATATTATTTCCTTGTTCACttcctcgtcttcctcGGATTTCCTGAAAAGCATATTCGGTTCTAGTGCTGTGGTGGACTCTACATTCGGTACTGAGGTTGTACAGGCTCATCTCTCGTCTAAACCTCTTCGTGCTCCTTCAGTAGTGAGAAGAAACACAACTAGTGGTGCGAACACAAAGCAGGATGCTGAGAAAAAGATTAATcgtaaaaataaacagcTCAATGGATGTGGTCAATTCATTTCTGCCATCGACCGTCTTCTGGATTCATTTGAAGGTGCAAACCCATATTTTGTCATATGTTTGAAACCTAATGATCATAGACTTTCTAATTCATTTGATGCTAGATGTGTTCGTCAACAAATTAAAGCTTTTGGATTGCCTGAAATTGCCCGTGCCGTTAAACAAACCGATTTCAGAGTGTTTTTGACCTTCAATGAATTTATTACCGCCATGTCCGCTAGCGAGGGTCACAATTCAAATCTCCTTCAAACCGCTGATGGTGTCACCGAGCGTGAAAAGGCTATTGAGATGATGCATTCTTTGTCATGGCCAGAACGTGATGCCCGTTATGGATTCACTGGTATCTTTTTATCCGAACATGCATGGCTACAAATTGTAGACCCCAAAATGTCTTTTGCTCAGTCTGCTGCTCAAAGATATATTGACTCTGGTGCTGATCTGACTCCAGCTGCTAGGGGCTatgctgataatgatgCTTTCTACTATGATCCAGATTCCAAATccattgctggtgccaCGATAGGTGGGGACCTCTTCAAGTACAACGATGGTAGGTCGATTAACAACCAGGCATATATTCGAACAAAGGAAATGGGTGAATCTGAACAGGATCAGACCGACCAGTATGCAGTAACTGGAGCAAGGAAGAGATGGATGTTCTTGGTATGGCTCTGGACTTGGTGGATTCCCGATTGGTTCATAAAGATTCTCGGCAGAATCCCCAGAAAAGATATTCGTACTGCCTGGAGGGAAAAGTTTGCCATTAACTTAATGATATGGGCTGCTTGTGCTTTCTGTGTTGTATTTTTGATTGGTTTTCCCATCCTTATTTGTCCCCTGCAAAACGTTATGAGTACTGAAGAGCTAAGTCAATATTCCTCCAAGCTCAACCCTGGCAAGACGCTAACTCAAGTACGGGGTGTAGTCTTTGACTTGACAACGTTTGCCCCTAGTCATTATCCTCAAGTTGTCTCTACCGATGATATTCTCAATTATGGTGGTCGTGACTCTAGTCCAATATTCCCTGTTCCAGTATCTGGTGTTTGTCGTGGTACTAATGGAAGTATCAGTGAATATGTTGTCTATGGACAGACAAGTAACTTTTctgatgccaatgctgtATACCACGATTTTAGATACTTTACTGGTGATTACCGTCCTGATTGGTATTTGCAACAGATGCAATTCCTGAATGCCAATTTCAGAAAGGCTTACATTGGTATGACTCCTAGTGTCCTAAGTAAGACTGTTTCCCAACACAAGAATGTCATGGCTAGTTTGAATGGTTATGTTTATGATCTTTCAAGCTATACCGCTGGCGAGGTTACCACAAAAGCGCCACATGGCAAGAAAGTACctgctgatgttgacaCACATTTTATGGACTCACGATTGGTTAATCTGTTCGAACAGTATTCTGGAACTGATATTACCAAGAGGTTCAATGAGCTAGACATGAGTGAGGAGACCCGTGTTGAAATGAACAGATGTCTCAGAAATCTATTCATGGTTGGCAAACTTGACACCAGAGACTCAGTCCGT
The Sugiyamaella lignohabitans strain CBS 10342 chromosome A, complete sequence genome window above contains:
- a CDS encoding chitin synthase 6 (Fungal Genetics Stock Center 12450; Fungal Genetics Stock Center 12449); this translates as MDNFSWGNTRIVVEENAGKRKLKVDPNEVFDPRSVPLESWQSYANRNNLPGEERRIVFDDRKGRVINNVEYTDYGYDMQDLSARKSVMFDAATETRSTRPFSQFSMDINRVGTPTTAVGGEARSLRLSLAPTELLDDQAQFDEHREVQVRETIKTVLRGADLDTMTKRQLRQKVEDILGMDFVGNKVAAVDRLIDEELESMENEESEIPEHPPADLISTAPENEVVKDGPPSPNIP